A DNA window from Pleurodeles waltl isolate 20211129_DDA chromosome 12, aPleWal1.hap1.20221129, whole genome shotgun sequence contains the following coding sequences:
- the LOC138267239 gene encoding extracellular calcium-sensing receptor-like: MALSFDFLCYRRSNEQQYLSIKSESYITFFFQISYSASSSLLSDRNQFPSFFRTMPSDDFQAQGLVQLLIHFGWTWIGLLAEDSDYGQQGAHIVQEELTRAGACVAFFETIPTNRVESNTFHIAWVIKNSTANVVVIFSTDYIMIPLLDELVQQRVTGKTWVSTDGWTTSTLLSDEKYSEILSGTLGFDINSGHVHSLGEYFTKINPLNSPDYFYIRQFWEVVFGCKWPDPEVPLNMQNSTTVMCTGNEKLDSVYAHLNNFTTFRIKYNIYTAVRATANALHDMMSCRSGSGPFYNGICVDSADFQPWQLLHYIRNVRLPRKDITEVFFDKDGNPPPRYDIVNWQKWPQGTVWHRKVGEYDGSAPIGETLLFNVSALLWTKGSRKVPLSVCSPSCPMGFRKAAIQGKPICCFQCVLCPQGEVSNQTDSVECFKCPWDQWPNEKQDKCRLKTIEFLSYDEPLGTTLTTCSILFSVLPLSILAIFINCRNTPIVRANNRSVSYLLLLSLTLCFLSSLNFIGHPTKEKCLIRQAAFGIIFALCVSCILAKTIMVVIAFNATKPNSDLRRWVRPQLSYMVITVCTLTQVLLCASWLIMSPPFPEYDIHTQSGTVIAECNDGSQIAFWFMLGYLGLLATISFIVAFLARKLPDSFNEAKFITFSMLAFLSVWLSFIPAYLSTRGKYMVAMEVFAILASSFGLVSCIFFPKCYIILLRSEMNTKGYLMGRGASLTKKVKHI, translated from the exons atggccctgagttttgACTTCCTGTGCTACAGACGAAGTAACGAACAGCAGTACCTTTCTATTAAATCTGAATCATATATAACATTTTTCTTCCAGATCAGTTATTCGGCATCAAGTTCACTTCTCAGTGATCGCAACCAGTTCCCTTCATTCTTCCGGACCATGCCTAGTGATGACTTCCAGGCTCAAGGGCTGGTCCAACTACTAATACATTTTGGGTGGACCTGGATCGGCCTTCTGGCTGAAGACAGTGACTATGGCCAACAAGGTGCACACATTGTACAAGAAGAGCTCACCCGGGCAGGGGCTTGTGTTGCCTTCTTTGAGACCATCCCTACAAACAGAGTTGAAAGTAACACCTTTCACATTGCCTGGGTAATCAAAAACTCAACAGCCAATGTTGTTGTCATCTTCTCCACGGACTACATCATGATCCCACTGTTGGATGAGCTGGTGCAGCAGAGAGTAACTGGGAAGACCTGGGTTTCCACTGATGGCTGGACAACCTCTACTTTGCTTTCAGATGAAAAATACTCAGAAATCCTAAGTGGGACTCTTGGATTTGATATCAACAGTGGGCACGTCCATAGTTTAGGGGAGTATTTCACCAAAATTAATCCTTTAAACTCTCCTGATTACTTTTATATTAGACAGTTCTGGGAAGTTGTGTTTGGCTGCAAGTGGCCTGACCCAGAAGTGCCACTAAACATGCAGAATAGCACAACAGTAATGTGCACTGGGAATGAGAAGCTGGACAGTGTTTATGCACATCTCAATAATTTCACCACCTTCCGAATAAAATATAACATCTACACAGCGGTGCGTGCTACTGCAAATGCATTACATGATATGATGTCATGCAGATCAGGAAGTGGACCCTTCTATAATGGAATCTGTGTGGACAGTGCAGATTTTCAACCATGGCAG TTGCTACACTACATCAGAAATGTGCGCCTGCCGAGAAAAGACATCACTGAAGTGTTCTTTGATAAAGATGGCAACCCCCCACCGCGGTACGATATTGTAAACTGGCAAAAGTGGCCCCAGGGCACTGTGTGGCACAGAAAGGTGGGGGAATATGATGGAAGTGCCCCTATTGGAGAGACCCTGCTCTTCAATGTCAGTGCCCTCCTGTGGACGAAAGGAAGCAGAAAG GTTCCACTTTCCGTCTGCAGCCCTAGCTGCCCAATGGGATTCAGAAAAGCTGCCATACAAGGGAAGCCCATCTGCTGCTTTCAATGTGTTTTGTGTCCTCAGGGAGAAGTGTCCAACCAAACTG ATTCTGTTGAGTGCTTCAAATGCCCTTGGGACCAGTGGCCCAATGAGAAACAAGACAAATGCAGGCTAAAGACCATAGAGTTCCTATCCTATGATGAGCCTTTGGGAACTACTTTAACTACATGTAGCATTTTGTTTTCCGTGCTCCCTTTATCCATCCTGGCAATCTTCATTAACTGCAGGAATACTCCCATTGTGAGAGCAAACAACCGGTCCGTCAGCTACCTCTTGCTCTTGTCTCTTACTTTATGCTTCCTATCCTCTTTGAATTTCATTGGTCATCCCACAAAGGAGAAATGTCTCATTCGCCAGGCTGCTTTTGGTATAATATTTGCCTTGTGCGTGTCCTGCATCCTAGCAAAAACCATCATGGTTGTAATTGCCTTCAATGCAACTAAACCCAACAGCGACTTGAGGAGATGGGTTAGACCTCAGTTATCGTATATGGTCATCACTGTCTGCACACTAACTCAGGTTCTCCTGTGTGCCTCTTGGTTGATTATGTCTCCCCCTTTTCCCGAGTATGACATACACACTCAGTCTGGAACAGTAATAGCTGAATGTAATGATGGATCGCAAATTGCCTTTTGGTTCATGCTTGGATATCTTGGCCTACTGGCCACCATCAGTTTCATAGTGGCCTTCCTAGCTAGAAAACTGCCTGACAGCTTCAACGAGGCAAAGTTCATCACTTTCAGCATGCTCGCTTTTCTCAGTGTTTGGCTCTCTTTTATTCCAGCCTATCTTAGCACCCGGGGCAAGTACATGGTGGCCATGGAGGTTTTTGCCATTTTGGCTTCCAGCTTTGGCCTTGTTTCCTGTATATTTTTTCCCAAGTGCTATATCATACTGCTGAGATCTGAGATGAATACAAAGGGTTATCTAATGGGTCGGGGAGCAAGTCTAACCAAGAAGGTGAAGCACATCTAG